One Micromonospora sp. WMMD812 genomic window carries:
- a CDS encoding MBL fold metallo-hydrolase — protein MQTWQVGDATITKIVELESVGDAELMLPAATPEAVEGIDWLYPHFMTRDGRLRTSIHSLVIETPERRILVDTALGNQKQGRPVDAWNNLDTPFLRRLAEAGFPAESIDTVLFTHLHMDHVGWNTRLVDGNWVPTFTNARHLVVREELDHWRADAETATDGMRRAYAAAFADSVRPVVEAGLVDLVGNRHQVGDGVRLAPTPGHTPGHVSIEITSRGERALITGDCIHHPAQLAHPEWTSHGDLDAAQAVRTRRELLSALADDRSLLIGTHFAGPTAGYVVRDGDSYRLHA, from the coding sequence GTGCAGACGTGGCAGGTCGGTGACGCCACCATCACGAAGATCGTCGAATTGGAGAGTGTCGGCGACGCCGAACTCATGCTCCCCGCCGCGACCCCGGAGGCCGTCGAGGGCATCGACTGGCTGTATCCACACTTCATGACGCGGGACGGCCGGTTGAGGACCAGCATCCACTCCCTCGTCATCGAGACGCCGGAGCGCCGGATCCTCGTGGACACGGCTCTCGGCAACCAGAAGCAGGGCCGCCCGGTCGACGCGTGGAACAACCTGGACACCCCGTTCCTGCGTCGCCTGGCGGAGGCCGGCTTCCCGGCGGAGTCGATCGACACCGTCCTGTTCACCCACCTCCACATGGACCACGTGGGCTGGAACACGCGCCTCGTGGACGGGAACTGGGTGCCCACCTTCACGAACGCCCGGCACCTGGTCGTACGGGAGGAGCTCGACCACTGGCGGGCGGATGCCGAGACCGCGACCGACGGGATGCGACGGGCGTACGCGGCCGCCTTCGCGGACTCCGTACGGCCCGTCGTCGAGGCGGGTCTGGTCGACCTGGTCGGGAACCGTCACCAGGTCGGCGACGGGGTCCGCCTGGCACCCACGCCCGGGCACACCCCGGGGCACGTCAGCATCGAGATCACGTCCAGAGGCGAACGCGCCCTCATCACCGGCGACTGCATCCACCATCCCGCCCAACTGGCCCACCCCGAGTGGACGTCCCACGGCGACCTCGACGCCGCGCAGGCGGTCCGCACCCGCCGGGAACTCCTGTCGGCCCTGGCCGACGACCGGTCACTGCTCATCGGCACGCACTTCGCCGGCCCGACCGCCGGGTACGTGGTGCGGGACGGGGATTCGTACCGGCTCCACGCCTGA
- a CDS encoding UBP-type zinc finger domain-containing protein: protein MGDQAKPKLEPQPGTGAIDPAVPPSGPGCVECESSGGWWFHLRRCAACGHVGCCDSSPSQHATAHAAATGHPIIQSFEPGESWFWDYSSEQFYADGPELAEPHSRPLDQPAPGPQGRVPEHWKSRLH, encoded by the coding sequence GTGGGTGACCAGGCCAAGCCCAAGCTGGAGCCGCAGCCCGGGACCGGGGCGATCGACCCTGCCGTGCCGCCGAGCGGCCCGGGCTGCGTGGAGTGCGAATCCTCCGGCGGGTGGTGGTTCCACCTGCGCCGCTGCGCGGCCTGCGGCCATGTCGGCTGCTGCGACTCCTCGCCGAGCCAGCACGCGACCGCCCACGCCGCCGCGACGGGTCATCCGATCATCCAGAGCTTCGAGCCCGGCGAGTCATGGTTCTGGGACTACTCCAGCGAGCAGTTCTACGCCGACGGGCCGGAGCTGGCCGAGCCGCACTCGCGCCCGCTCGACCAGCCCGCCCCCGGTCCGCAGGGTCGGGTGCCGGAGCACTGGAAGAGCCGGCTGCACTGA
- a CDS encoding MarR family transcriptional regulator, which translates to MSVATGPSDRQRGSNFGWSLGMVLRRWHEYVEEALKDLPHGSRGYHILAVVVHEEVPTQGALASRLVIDRSVLTYVIDDLENAGLIERRLDPRDRRARRIVATERGRRALAEAEQRVAHAEDHVLGGLPEEQRAAFRDFAERAAEAIHVAAPGTDPCVAVTSVLPPADESR; encoded by the coding sequence ATGTCCGTCGCCACAGGTCCGTCCGACCGCCAGCGCGGTTCGAACTTCGGCTGGTCCCTCGGCATGGTGCTGCGCCGCTGGCACGAGTACGTCGAGGAGGCGCTGAAGGACCTCCCGCACGGCAGCCGCGGCTACCACATCCTGGCGGTGGTCGTCCACGAGGAGGTGCCGACACAGGGCGCTCTGGCGTCCCGCCTGGTGATCGACCGCAGCGTCCTGACGTACGTGATCGACGACCTGGAGAACGCGGGCCTCATCGAGCGGCGGTTGGACCCCCGCGATCGGCGGGCCCGCCGGATCGTGGCCACCGAGCGGGGGCGGCGGGCCCTCGCCGAGGCGGAGCAGCGGGTCGCGCACGCGGAGGATCACGTGCTGGGCGGCCTGCCCGAGGAGCAGCGGGCCGCCTTCCGCGACTTCGCCGAGCGCGCCGCCGAGGCGATCCACGTCGCCGCGCCGGGAACAGACCCCTGCGTCGCGGTGACGAGCGTTCTTCCGCCGGCGGACGAGTCCCGCTGA
- a CDS encoding bifunctional 5,10-methylenetetrahydrofolate dehydrogenase/5,10-methenyltetrahydrofolate cyclohydrolase, whose product MSTTTPLPETQPSGTARLLPGAPVAEAVLDEVAAGVARLRGRGVTPSLATVLVGDDDASAGYIRIKQRQAAALGFESPHEHLPASATQQDLHRVIAGFNADPAVHGLLVQYPIPAHLDYDAALQLIDPDMDVDGMHPLNMGRLAVGVPGPLPCTPAGIEALLAYHEIPVAGRDVVILGRGATLGRPLAMLLSQKRPTADAAVTVVHSGVPDWQRHTRRADILVAAAGVPGIIQPEHVKPGAVVIGAGVRYAGRRLLPDVDEACARVAGAITPRVGGVGPTTVAMLFRNALRAAEAATR is encoded by the coding sequence ATGTCCACCACCACACCACTGCCTGAGACCCAGCCGTCCGGCACGGCCCGGCTGCTGCCGGGTGCGCCGGTGGCCGAGGCGGTGCTCGACGAGGTCGCCGCCGGTGTCGCCCGCCTGCGCGGTCGCGGCGTCACACCGAGCCTGGCGACCGTGCTGGTCGGCGACGACGACGCCAGCGCCGGCTACATCCGCATCAAGCAGCGTCAGGCCGCCGCGCTGGGGTTCGAGTCCCCGCACGAGCACCTGCCCGCCAGCGCCACACAGCAGGACCTGCACCGGGTCATCGCCGGCTTCAACGCCGACCCGGCGGTGCACGGGCTGCTGGTCCAGTACCCGATCCCCGCCCACCTGGACTACGACGCCGCGCTGCAACTCATCGATCCCGACATGGACGTCGACGGGATGCACCCGCTCAACATGGGTCGCCTCGCGGTCGGCGTGCCCGGACCGCTGCCCTGCACCCCGGCCGGCATCGAGGCGCTGCTGGCGTACCACGAGATCCCGGTCGCCGGACGGGACGTCGTCATCCTGGGCCGCGGCGCCACCCTCGGCCGCCCGCTCGCGATGCTGCTGTCGCAGAAGCGTCCGACCGCCGACGCCGCCGTCACCGTCGTGCATTCGGGCGTGCCCGACTGGCAGCGGCACACCCGCCGCGCCGACATCCTCGTCGCCGCCGCCGGGGTGCCCGGGATCATCCAGCCGGAGCACGTGAAGCCGGGCGCGGTCGTGATCGGCGCCGGCGTCCGCTACGCCGGCCGCCGGCTGCTGCCGGACGTCGACGAGGCCTGCGCGCGGGTGGCGGGCGCCATCACCCCACGGGTCGGCGGGGTCGGGCCCACCACCGTGGCCATGCTGTTCCGCAACGCCCTGCGCGCCGCCGAGGCGGCGACCCGGTAG